One Odontesthes bonariensis isolate fOdoBon6 chromosome 12, fOdoBon6.hap1, whole genome shotgun sequence genomic window, TCTTCCCCAGGCTTCTAATAGACATTCTGTCTGACACTCATTTAATATCACGTCCATTTTGCTTCACTCAGATATTTGTTATTTACATGTATGCATCATGTGAAATGACTATTCTCTGCATCATGGCCTATGATAGATTTGTAGCCATTTGCCAGCCTTTACACTATCACAGTAAAATGACTTTTAAGATGGTGATGTGTTTGATAATATTTGCAGAAATGTATCCTGTATTTGTAATCGCATATGGTCTTTCACTCTCTGTTAACTTGCCTTTATGTGGGAATAAACTGAGAAGGCTTTTCTGTACAAATTGGCCAGTGGTTCAGCTCTCCTGTGTGGATACGAGTGCAAACAACATAGCGGGTCGGGTTATCGCGATAACAACTGTCTTTgtccctttgttttttgtcttgtacaCCTACCTGCGGATTCTGCATATCTGCAGAAAAAGCTCGTCTGAATTCAGAGGAAAGGCATTGCGAACCTGCCTGCCCCACCTGGTGACATTTGTGAACTTTTCTTTGTCTGTGTTCTGCGAGCTTTCACTGAGTCGTCTTGAAGCTGATGAAATTGAAGcagttttcattgtttttttgtctctggaGTTTTTAATCATTCCCCCCATCATTAACCCTCTAGTTTATGGACTCAATCTACCGCAGATCAAAACAGGGATTTTTACACGGCTAACTGTTCGCAAAAGGACTCCCAGTAAATAATTCACATCACAGCATGCACAGGGAGAAGTTTATGATTCACTGTTCTTCACTCTATGTGCTTGTAGAATTTTGCTGTAATTTATATGTGTAGATCACACATGTATATTCACTGTTAACCTTAATAACTCATGCAAATTgcttttatttaaaataaagccCATTTTGCATAAGAACTCTGTTCTCAACCACGATTACTTGTGAGATCAACAAAGAACAAGATTTGTTTTCAGcccttttttcattctttttttgttttctctgaggGGTTTGAGAACcacttg contains:
- the LOC142396031 gene encoding olfactory receptor 10T2-like; protein product: MKNNGSLNSYYFHLTLFTDFGLLRYLFFGLCLLIYVTIISFNVVIILTVCLEKSLHQPMYVFICCLSFNSLYGSAGLFPRLLIDILSDTHLISRPFCFTQIFVIYMYASCEMTILCIMAYDRFVAICQPLHYHSKMTFKMVMCLIIFAEMYPVFVIAYGLSLSVNLPLCGNKLRRLFCTNWPVVQLSCVDTSANNIAGRVIAITTVFVPLFFVLYTYLRILHICRKSSSEFRGKALRTCLPHLVTFVNFSLSVFCELSLSRLEADEIEAVFIVFLSLEFLIIPPIINPLVYGLNLPQIKTGIFRVFSKHPLSKTTFELLEKKLYLEIRAR